One Papaver somniferum cultivar HN1 chromosome 10, ASM357369v1, whole genome shotgun sequence genomic window carries:
- the LOC113316407 gene encoding F-box protein At3g07870-like, which produces MWARIIGHIASEPVHGNKRKVLIALDVGNGSVQEIPQPENLGAGKFGAYRYVNVWDKYLGMLCSSYVDGYEVWMMKDYGVRESWTKLYTIPTVIDVKSVRSVQYLRKMECLKNGEILLTIKQHEVSNLAGEKALILYNPMERATRILKHDKNNGFYENGFSKVFQVETYVNNLVSLNSGTYLGYKEQEKKDVFKKLAGLRV; this is translated from the exons ATGTGGGCCAGAATTATCGGTCACATTGCATCAGAACCTGTACATG GAAATAAACGCAAAGTTTTAATCGCTTTGGATGTTGGAAACGGAAGTGTTCAAGAGATCCCACAACCAGAAAATTTGGGAGCCGGAAAATTTGGTGCTTATAGGTATGTCAATGTGTGGGATAAGTACCTAGGCATGCTTTGTAGTAGTTATGTGGATGGTTATGAAGTATGGATGATGAAGGATTATGGAGTGAGAGAATCTTGGACGAAACTTTATACAATCCCCACAGTCATTGATGTTAAGTCTGTTCGGTCAGTTCAGTACTTGAGGAAGATGGAGTGTTTAAAAAACGGCGAGATTCTACTAACAATTAAACAGCATGAGGTTTCTAATTTGGCTGGTGAGAAggctttgattttgtataacccAATGGAAAGAGCAACTAGGATTTTGAAGCATGATAAGAATAATGGTTTTTATGAGAATGGTTTTTCAAAAGTATTCCAAGTGGAGACTTATGTAAATAATTTAGTTTCACTAAACTCAGGTACATATTTGGGGTATAAAGAGCAGGAGAAGAAAGATGTGTTTAAAAAATTAGCAGGCCTTAGGGTTTGA
- the LOC113315245 gene encoding AP-4 complex subunit sigma-like isoform X2: MGIRFILLVNKQGQTRLAQYFEYLTLEQRRILEGEIVRKCLTRTDQQCSFVEHRNYKVVYRRYASLFFLIGVDDDENELAILEFIHLLVETMDRHFGNVCELDIMFHLEKVHFMLEEMVMNGYIVETSKSNVLAPIQLMEKTA, from the exons ATGGGGATTAGATTCATTCTACTGGTAAATAAACAAGGCCAAACTCGTCTTGCACAATATTTTGAATACCTAACTCTTGAACAGAGAAGGATTCTCGAAGGTGAAATTGTCAGAAAATGTCTTACTCGTACCGATCAACAG TGCTCGTTCGTTGAGCATCGGAATTATAAAGTTGTGTATAGAAGATATGCGTCACTATTTTTCTtgattggtgttgatgatgatgag AACGAATTAGCGATATTGGAATTTATACATTTGCTAGTGGAAACCATGGACCGTCATTTTGGGAATGTG TGCGAACTAGACATAATGTTCCATTTGGAGAAGGTACATTTTATGCTAGAGGAAATGGTCATGAATGGGTATATTGTTGAGACGAGCAAGTCAAATGTTCTTGCTCCAATACAGCTTATGGAGAAAACTGCATAA
- the LOC113315245 gene encoding AP-4 complex subunit sigma-like isoform X1, which translates to MGIRFILLVNKQGQTRLAQYFEYLTLEQRRILEGEIVRKCLTRTDQQCSFVEHRNYKVVYRRYASLFFLIGVDDDENELAILEFIHLLVETMDRHFGNVMKPTITYPKPELKDTRNKASRPASQIWQKSGSCPEGTIPIRRIRKQDLLRAGSLLIDME; encoded by the exons ATGGGGATTAGATTCATTCTACTGGTAAATAAACAAGGCCAAACTCGTCTTGCACAATATTTTGAATACCTAACTCTTGAACAGAGAAGGATTCTCGAAGGTGAAATTGTCAGAAAATGTCTTACTCGTACCGATCAACAG TGCTCGTTCGTTGAGCATCGGAATTATAAAGTTGTGTATAGAAGATATGCGTCACTATTTTTCTtgattggtgttgatgatgatgag AACGAATTAGCGATATTGGAATTTATACATTTGCTAGTGGAAACCATGGACCGTCATTTTGGGAATGTG ATGAAACCAACTATTACTTATCCCAAACCCGAATTGAAGGATACGAGGAATAAGGCATCCAGACCAGCATCACAAATTTGGCAGAAAAGTGGAAGTTGCCCGGAAGGCACAATCCCTATACGAAGGATTCGAAAGCAGGACTTGCTCAGAGCTGGTTCTCTCTTGATAGATATGGAATGA